The following coding sequences lie in one Arachis ipaensis cultivar K30076 chromosome B03, Araip1.1, whole genome shotgun sequence genomic window:
- the LOC110269381 gene encoding uncharacterized protein LOC110269381 — MNPTMQCTCPQFMNYVLFIFPQFHASEYRSHSHSRSCVPVLNHLSLLLFDLSLRLFDLSFRLFDFTVCESKLQSGVLTFTPACVVSPLVHPLVPPSSRLHRRLLAGSIVCSSHGLVSIILWIKYMAQQCTTRTRSGFF, encoded by the exons ATGTTCTCTTCATTTTCCCCCAATTTCACGCGTCTGAATATCGTTCTCACTCCCACTCTCGAAGCTGTGTGCCTGTGTTAAACcacctctctctcctcctcttcgATCTCTCGCTCCGCCTCTTCGATCTCTCGTTCCGCCTCTTCGATTTCACGGTTTGTGAATCGAAACTACAATCCGGTGTTCTCACTTTCACTCCAGCTTGCGTTGTCTCGCCTCTGGTTCATCCTCTCGTGCCGCCGTCTTCTCGCCTGCACCGCCGTCTTCTCGCCGGTTCCATCGTCTGCTCGTCCCACGGCCTG GTATCCATCATATTGTGGATCAAATATATGGCCCAGCAGTGCACTACCAGAACTCGAAGTGG GTTTTTTTAA